The Neurospora crassa OR74A linkage group I, whole genome shotgun sequence genome segment AGCCATGCCTAGTGTATGTTGTAGTATGAAATGTTCTTCAAGTCTCAAAACTTTCGCAGTCAAACACTTCAGGTTTATGTACCTCGGCCATTCATCTGTTTTGTGTTATCAGGCCGTCACAGCCAAGTATTCACAGCCTCAATTCCTTTTCAAGCGTCGTTCTTGAGATCCCtttgcctgcctgcctgtttTATCTGATCCAAGAAATCGTCCGTCATATAACACATGGGTGAAACTGTTAACGATTGCTAGTAGTAACTCATATGGTAATTTCAACACTTTCGCTAAAACCGCCTCCTTCCATGGCGAACGCTTGGACGTCGTCAGGACAGACTGGACAGACGTTAAGGCTTCGACCGCTTTGCTAGGGTGACCCCAGTCTTGGTGGTTACGACTAAATAAAGGACAAATCCATTTTAAGTGAGTGCTATCGATCCATGCGTGCTCTGGAAAAGGCTTATCAGAGttcattttctttctctctcttcatctGGTCCCTTCTGCAAGTCCAGCAGCCGGGTTTTGAGCAATTGAAGTTTTGCACTGGGTTCGGCTTTGACTCCCGCCCGTCTGTAGCGTAGACGTAGATTCTTTGTCAGCGGCCAAAAGTCTACCTAGTCTAAAaaggctacctctaccgtacGCTGCGTCGCTGACAtcatccaatccaatccaatccgATCGATTGGATCCAATACACTACATTGATACACTACACACCGTGATGCAGTACAGTACCTTGGCTTTCGATGAACCAACTGAACACTGAACCCAAAAAAGTCCCCTCGATGCAATGTTTGTTGGTCCAATCATCAACGGTTCCAGTTTTCCAATCCAAAAAGAATTGTCATCAGTTGCATGCTTGCTGTGTGTCTCAATTGTGCTGATGAATGATAATCAAgggtaggtacgtaggtaaGCAAAGGGTCCAAACTGGgtctcatccatccatccaatccatccatccattcatccctcgggggggggggggagataccgatggcggcggcgacgacggcgcacgcacgcacggtTCGTTACACTACACACAGAGGTGGACAAGTTTCATCGTTTTgacttttgtttttttttttctctttttttctttctttctttcttttgccggaaagtttaaaaatagtagCCATACGTAGTACGTTCGTTTCCCTGAAGCTTGGTGTGTGCGTACTATGTGCTCCGATCGGGTAGTCGAAATATTTGTTTGTACAGtttttttgtgtgtgtgtcatGTTACTTACCTACTGATACCGAAAAGTATTTCGAGTTGTTCGCCagttacttacttacttacttacggTGTGGTGGTAAAGTCTAAAACGTCATGGCATCTTTCTTATTTCTCTCTGTAAGCGTCATCATAAGGACTCATGATgattcatcatcaccagctTACACAAGTCCCGATTTTtaaggtgtgtgtgtgtgtggtagCATAGCAGCATTGAGTTGGGGTGGCCACGCATCGATCTTGGGGGTATTGTTCTTGGCTTTGTTCGTTGTAGTTTGCACACAGTGTTCGTCTCTTTTCGGTTAGTAAGAGATGCTGGCAGAGTGCCAAGCGAAGGAACAAGTGAACATTCCAAAACCGCCAGACTGTTGTTGTGTGTGCTTTTGTGTATTTATTCACCgtactgtacactacattTGTATTATGGACAGAAGTCTCACTAAAAGGCACCCGACAAATAAGACCCGAAAATGGTTGGAGCCCTAAGTACCTCGCGAATCTTGCGCTGGATTTAGGTGATGACTGATATTGTGTGAACGGATGAACAAAGTCGCTGAAACACGGTTCACAGGTAAAATTGGCGTGTTACACCAGCACAAGTACAGTAGACTACTAATGTCCTCTGTTGATGCAAGTATGTACTCCCGGCACTATAGGGGACAGCTCGAATCCTCAGCTTTAGGGGGGGTTTTGATACCAAGGAGCGCCTCACTTACGCAGTACATGCAACTGGGAGAAATGTTTACATGTGATTGATGGGTCAGTCTGTAGAATATGCGTTTGCAAAAGGTCGGCTTGCTTGAAAAGATTGATAGGGGACATTATAGTAGCACCAACCATACCTGGAACCAAGCCCATCTCACACCTTCGGACATCAGACATCAGACTTAATCAGAGTTTTGAAAGCAGACTATTTGCTGGAAAGGGTCATCGTTGATTCAGGAGGCGGTCGACGTCGATTGTCACGAGATAGCTTTCCATATGGATGCTCTGTGCcatgccctgccctgccctgccttgCGTTTGCCCTgctgggtaggtagtagtgtaTACAGCGGTAACGGCGTACGCCTTGGCGCGGCACTGGGCTGGCAGCGAGCTCAAGGGGTTGAGCCGCAAATCGTTCGGTTGTTCACAGGCAGAGAGACACAAGAGGTCGGCTCTCAAACTGGCAAGCGGCTTTGCTCCAGTagagcaaaagaagaagaacctgAAGGGCTTTACTTGCAAGGCTCTTGGAAAGGGTTAGGACGGGAAGTCGTTGTTTGAACTCCATCCTTATCTTTCTCAAAGAAGATCCATCGAGGCTGTGAAATAGGGGTCGCCCGCCCGCCTGCCCGCCGGTCGGTGCTCAATCGGTCATCGGTCAAATCCTGTTTGCTTCCCTTCCTTGTCAGGGCCGCCTGGGCTAGGGCCTTGTCAACGACGGGGATAGAGACGCGTAGACGCGCTGTCAGCGGTGTGATGATGAATGCACTCTGGTCGTTCACTTTTTTTGGACAAAATGAAATCGCTGTAGAATGGCGGTTAAGACTGGCTGGATGTATTGGGAACTGGGGCACCCGGTCTGGTGGCGCTGCAAGTCATGATAGCGAGGCGGCGGATGGGCTTGTAGCATCCATTGGATCACTCACAAGGAAGACATTAGATTAAGATTCCAACGTTCAGTCCCAGTGTGAGCTGAAGACGGGTTTTCCAGAATACCTGTTGGTCCCCCCCATGGCTGCCGAGATACATACTGTAGCCcctatttttcttccttggGTTTGGTTGGGCAGGGTGGCTCGATGAGAGGAGTCTTCCCCACGATGGAGTAGATCTCTTTAGTCCGCCTTCATCAAAATTGCGAGGATCTCAACAAGCGCGCGGGCGCGCGCGCCTCGGTCTTTTTCTTGCTGTTCTTGTGTGAAGTATGGTACATAGTACGTACTCACGAATCTGGAAGTTGTTTCGCAATGCACGCATATTCTCCAAGCCTTCCACTTCAAGAAGGCCGAGCATTTGGAACTGTGAGCCAAGCCCCGTCAGGCTAACCAGCTGCTGTAACACTTTCATTTTGCGGATCATGAGAACTTATACCTGATTGGGCAGGCGACTCCATACTATTCGTCGCCTTCCAGTTGGGGGTTTtcagaaagaggaaaggttCCGAAGCTGGACAACGGGGGACTTTTTTATGCAACGCGGGCTTCGGGACCCGGGTTTTGAGTAAAACCCGAGAGAGATATGTTGCGTTGCTTGTTCCTCTGCATAATGCTTTCCTGATCTTCACGATGTTACCTAGAGGTGTGTATATGAAGTGGAGGTTTGGTATGtgtatataggtaataaccGTACGTACCGAGAGCGGAGAGAAATACATAGCGAGACCTCTCCAACAGCGAACCTCAAACTTGCTTCCCACCTATAGAAAGGTAAAACTGCAAAATGGATAAAATGAAGAGGTGCATTGGGTGGCATCGCAAGGCGGGGAGGGCTTTATTACTTGAGTGGCTCATGGGCTGATGGACAAATGGCCATGGCCCGGAGAGGCAATTGTTCGGAATCCTATGGCTCTTCATCCCCACTTTGCTCTCCTGCGATCTCTGTAAGAACCAACAGGATCGACGACGGCTtccatgtttttttttttcgttgcCCGCACGTGCATTGGTATCGATTTGGTGCTTTCTTACACACAGGCTTACCAGGGAGGGAAGGGCGGCGTCAGGGCGTCAAGCCTCTCTCGGAGCTGACAGCGAGGGGCCGAGCATCCCGAATGCCACTGTGGTCATTTTGAAGTGTCGAGGTTGAGGCATGGTAATGTTTCACGTGTAACCATTCCATTATGTACACAGAGAGGCAGAGGAATAAAGAAATGAGTTGGAGGTGGCCGGGCGAGGCATGTGCCGGGCATCGATTCCATAGCCATCACCGCCCACCGTACAAAACCAAAGGTCTCAGGTCGGACTATTTGGCGCACGACGGGGTTCACAACGGGGTTGGCCGTGGTGGTAACAGGCGGGAGTGGAGGAAcaacgaaggaaggaaggccGGGTGCCCCCACCTTGTCGTGCCGCGACGCCGTAAATGATGAGCTTGAGAGAGGAGTCTCTTGGTTGCACTTTGGCGGTGGGCAGCAAGAGTGGACATTgtgtgaagaaggaaggaggagggccggCGTCCCTGGTTGGCTGGCGATGGGTTCAATTTGGATGATTACCAATTCCAGGGTTCGAGGTTGTACCAGATGGTTTCGTCAAAAACACTGTCAAGGAATTCCAGTGGTGTATCGATGTATTTGTCGGCCTTTACAgtcgtccgtccgtccatcGGCCTCGTCCATCGGGCCGTTCACATGGATTGGATCTTTGCATCATTGTGGTGTATTCCAGATCCCTTGGCATCATAGGTAGGTCTTGAAGCTGAAAGGTACAGGGAAAGGTGTCTCGCCGCGttggagaaaggaaggaaagtcAGAAAGCCCGTGGAAAAAGGTTCCCTTGCCAAGAGACGGCGGGATCAGATTGTGTGCGCAGTATGATGGGTTTTCAGCCTTTTACACTATGGTTTCATCATGTCGTGAATGTTATTTTTTTGTATTTTTTACCTTTTTGTTCCATGCCGTGATCGCATCGGACTAACATGCAGCATAATTGGCTGATGGGCCCTCGAGTTCCATCTTCTCCTGCAGCAACTCTGCACTGATCAACAGCCCTGGATGGAGAcaggaagcagcagcagaacattacctctaggttccAGTCTTTGCCCGGCCGGTTTTTGCAAGCACGGGACTCCATATTTGTAAGCCCACTTGTAGGCGGTACCTACATTGGGCCGTAAATTTCCAGCCGGGACTCCCCTTGGTGACTGGTCTGAACGTGTATTTGACTCGTACCAGTGGTTACACCTGTAACAAGTCCGGTTCGTTGCTGGGTCCAGGGCTCTTGCCATGTCCATCTTTCCATTTTCTTGGCTTTGAGGTTTGCTGGCCCCAGAAAAGTCAACCCCGGCTTTCCCGGGCCCTAGAAGGAGCCCAGGCAGCGCAGTCCAATCCCGTcttgcccgcccgcccgccgcccGTCCAGTCCCTCCAGCTCCATGTGCTCAGACAGAGCCAGTGCCTGGCCCTCCATGCCGCCCGCTGCCCTGACCACCTCACTCACCTACCTAGTGCCCgccttaggtaggtaggttgccCGTTCCTTGAGACCACTCGCTGTTCGCTACCTAGGTCCCGCCCGTCGGCTGCTATGCTGCGTAGGTGCTGTTAGTACTGTGCTGCTGCCTCATTCCCGTCAGCACTGATTCTGATCCATTCTCCCCTCCCGTCGCTTGTTGCAGACACTTTCCACATTCACAATTGATTGAACCCTCTCTTTCAGTTTCACACATGCACCGCATCCCATCATCTCGCCGAGTGCTGTGACGCGGGCTGCCAGGAAGTGGAATCCAATAACCTAATCCTAAACcaccgcccttcttctccaaccGTCCAAGGGCGCCGAAACTACATTTCGCTCTCTTTCCATTttctcccccccctcccccttcgaGGACGTGCCAGCCGCCGCGCCTGAACTCCCGTCTCAGATCGCTCCTGGTTTACGACTCCGACGCTCTTTTCGTGATCTTCCGTCCGAATCGACTAGTTGCATAGATTTCATGCCTATCGCCCATTCAACGACCTGACGCTATAtccggaaaaaaaagaaccacTACCTTCGAAACTCCATCCGCAATTCTCTTCAGTTCACAAGTTTTGCTTCCCCGGGACCCGCCTATACCGGAAACCGAACGTCACTTTGCATCCGAGTTCcatcacctacctacctacccgccTACCTTGAATAGTATCGAACTAGGTCCCTTTGCCGTGCTGCCACCGGGCCATCAATCGCATTGCCAACCTTCGGATTGGCCCTTTTCGCAAACTCCAGTCTACTCCAACTTGCAGTGGCGACCTAAGCAGCAACATAGGCCACCTCGGCCATCCTGGCGCACAGCTCGGGCTGATCGGGCTCTGCCCGCGATTCCCTCATCATGACTCCCAGACCAgcagacgaagacgaagggGGCGCTGAACCGACACCAATAACTGCAACGCAACGATCACGATGGGCCACACGCAAACTCACCGTCAAGAGCAGTGGGCTGAAGCGCCTCTCATTGAAGAATAGGAACAACCATGGAAACGCTGTGGGcattgagaagaagagggcctCGGGGCACTCGGGGAAATCCGACTCGACGGCAGGGCAATCCGAcacgccgccgcccaccGCCGGTGGTCACGCAGGAAAGGATGATGCGGACGAACAACACTCAGAACCCAGGACCATCTTCTGTGGCCTGCCATTAGCCGATGAGTTCAAGGATGACGAAGGCCATCCAACGCAGCAGTATCCGCGAAACAAGATCCGAACAGCAAAATATACGCCGCTGTCCTTCGTCCCCAAAAACTTGTGGTTTCAATTCCACAACATTGCCAatatttttttccttttcgttGTTATTTTAGTTGTGAGTAGccgtctcctccaccgcTGTGCTGCACCGCTGCATCCGCTCTCCCTTGGGAGCCCCTTGCCCCCTGCCGATTACGCCCACCCCTGTTCAGGACCCAGAGCTAGCGATGCCTTCTGAGCCTCTagtgttgttgatgctgatgcgTAACCGTCTTTCTAGATTTTCCCCATATTTGGTGGCGTCAACCCTGGACTTAACGCCGTCCCTCTAATTGTTATTATTTGCGTCACGGCTATCAAGGATGCAGTCGAAGACTACCGAAGAACCGTCTTGGATAATGTTCTTAACAATGCGCCCGTCCACAAATTGCATGGCATTCCGAATGTCAACGTCGAGGCGGACAATGTATCTCTATGGCGCAGGTTCAAAAAGGCAAACTCGCGCTTCTTTGGTGCTCTGTGGCACAAAACCGAAGGACtatggaagaaggaggacgacAACCCGATTCTCAAGAACCACACGGCCTCGCACGATGAACCGGACCCGCGTATGTCAATGGAGTCGAGAACCTCGCGTGCTAGACGGTCCCTGAATGTCGTACGAGACGAAGTTGAGATGACGCCAGTTCCCTCGCCACTTCCGCATCAGCCGAATGAAATGGACTTCCCCGGAGAAGGATCGAGTCGCCAGGTGGACAACAAATACGCTCTGCAAGATATCAAGGGAGACTTGGTCAACCGCAACCTTCCCATTTCTGGCAAGGCCAGATTCGCCAAGGACGCCTGGAAGGGTTTGGTTGTGGGAGATTTTGTTCGTATCTACAACGATGACGAAATTCCGGCGGATATCATTATTCTGGCAACTTCAGACCCGGACGGCGCCTGTTACGTTGAGACCAAGAACTTGGACGGTGAAACCAACCTAAAGGTTCGCTCTGCTCTCCGGTGCGGCCGTGGCATGAAGCATGCCCGTGATTGTGAACGTGCGCAGTTCATCATCGAAAGCGAGCCTCCTCAGCCCAACCTCTACAAGTACAACGGTGCGGTCAGGTGGCTCCAGGAACTTCCCAACGACGAGGATGGCGACCCAATTCCAATGTCGGAGCCCATTAGCATCGACAACATGCTTCTTCGTGGCTGTAATCTCAGGAACACCGAATGGGCTCTtggcgtcgtcgtcttcaccGGCCACGATACCAAGATCATGATGAACGCAGGAGTTACTCCCAGCAAGCGGGCTCGGATTGCCCGTGAGCTTAACATTAACGTCGTCTACAACTTTACCATTCTTCTGATCATGTGTCTTATCGCGGCTATCGCAAACGGTGTCGCTTGGGCAAAGACCGACGCTTCTTCTTACTGGTTCGAATGGGGCTCTATCGGCGGAACATCGGGTCTCACGGGATTTATCACCTTTTGGGCTGCGGTTATTGTCTTCCAGAACTTGGTGCCGATCTCGCTTTACATTTCGCTCGAAATCGTTCGGACGTTGCAGGCTTATTTCATCTATAGCGACATCAACATGTACTACGAGCCGATCGATGCGCCTTGCATCCCCAAGTCCTGGAATATCTCGGATGACGTTGGTCAGATTGAGTACATTTTCTCCGACAAGACTGGTACCCTGACGCAGAATGTGATGGAGTTCAAAAAGGCCACAATCAACGGACAGCCGTACGGAGAAGCCTTTACCGAAGCGCAGATTGGTATGAGCAAGCGaagtggcggcggcgacatTGAATCTGAGATCGCCAGGATCAAGGACGAGATTGAGCAGGCCAAGGCACGCACTCTCCATGGACTCCGTGAGATTCACAACAACCCCTATCTCCACGATGAAGACCTTACATTCGTTGCTCCCGACTTCGTTGAGGATTTGGCTGGTAAGAACGGTCCCGAGCAGCAAAAGGCCAACGAGCACTTCATGTTGGCCCTTGCTCTCTGTCACACTGTCGTTGCGGAGAAGCAGCCCGGTGATTCTCCCAAAATGATCTTCAAGGCGCAATCTCCGGACGAGGCCGCTCTGGTTGCTACCGCTCGTGACATGGGCTTCACCGTCCTCGGTATGTCTGATGGAGGCGTTAATGTCAACGTCATGGGCAAGGACATGCACTACCCCGTTCTCAACATTATCGAATTCAACTCCAGCAGAAAGAGAATGAGCGCGATCGTCAGAATGCCTGACGGCAAGATCAAGCTCTTTTGCAAGGGTGCCGACAGTATCATTTACGCCCGTTTGAAGCGTGGCGAGCAAAAGGAGCTGCGCAGGGAAACCGCTGAACACCTCGAAATGTTCGCCGTCGAAGGTCTTCGTACTCTCTGCATTGCGGAGAAGGAGCTGACAGAGCAGGAATACTACGaatggaagaaggagcacGACGTTGCTGCTACTGCTCTGGAGAACCGCGAGGAGAAGCTCGAGGAAGTTGCCGACAAAATCGAACAGGATCTCACTTTGCTCGGCGGTACTGCCATTGAGGATCGTCTCCAGGATGGCGTGCCCGATGCCATTGAGCTCCTCGGCAATGCCGGTATCAAGCTTTGGGTTCTTACCGGTGACAAGGTCGAGACGGCGATCAACATCGGTTTCTCTTGCAATCTCCTCAACAACGACATGGATCTTGTTCGCTTACAGGTTAGCGAGGACGAGGCTGGTGTCCAGCAGGAAGCTGAGTACCTTCGCCTTGCCGAAGAAGAACTCGACAGGGGTTTGGCCAAGTTTGGCATGACCGGCAGCGACGAGGAGCTCAggcaggccaagaaggacCACGAACCGCCCGCGCCTACTCACGGTCTTGTCGTTGATGGATTTACCCTTCGGTGGGTTCTCAGTGACACGCTCAAGCAGAAGTTCCTGTTGCTGTGCAAGCAGTGCAAGTCCGTGCTCTGCTGCCGTGTCAGTCCCGCTCAGAAGGCTGCTGTCGTCTCCATGGTCAAGAACGGCTTGGACGTCATGACGCTCTCTATCGGTGATGGTGCCAACGATGTTGCCATGATTCAGGAGGCGGATGTCGGTGTCGGTATTGCTGGTGAGGAAGGTCGCCAGGCTGTCATGTCTTCTGATTACGCCATCGGCCAGTTCAGATTCCTGACACGCTTGGTGCTCGTCCACGGTCGCTGGTCCTACCGTCGCTTGGCGGAGACGATTAGTAACTTCTTCTACAAGAACATGGTGTGGACATGGGCCATCTTCTGGTTCCAGATCTTTTGCGACTTCGACATCTCGTACATTTTCGACTATACCTACATTCTCATGTTCAACCTGTTCTTCACTTCTATTCCTGTCATCCTCATGGGTGTCTTGGATCAGGACGTGAGCGACACTGTGTCCCTGGCCGTTCCTCAACTTTACCGCCGCGGTATTGAACGGCTTGAGTGGACACAGACCAAGTTCTGGTAAGTATTTTTCGCACCTATAATAATATGGTTGAAGGTGTCCGCTAACAAATTCCCAGGGCTTACATGGCTGATGGTATCTATCAATCTGTCATGAGCTTCTTCATCCCATTCATCTTCTGTATCCTCACCCCTGCTGCCTCTGGAAACGGTCTCGACGTCCAGGAAAGGACAAGACTGGGTTGCTACATTGCTCATCCTGCCGTGTTGACCATCAACATGTACATCCTCATGAACACTTATAGGTGGGATTGGGTGATGCTCCTGGTTGTCTTCCTTAGTgacatcttcatcttcttctggaCCGGCATCTACACGGCCACCAGCTACTCGGGCCAATTCTACCAGGCCGCTCCCCAGGTCTACGCCGAGTTCACCTTCTGGATGGCCTTCATCATCACGCCGACCATCTGCCTGCTGCCCCGCCTTGTCACCAAGTGCATCCAGAAGCAAATGTTCCCTTACGACGTCGACATTATCCGCGAGCGCATCTCCACCGGCGAATACAAGGCTATTGAAGTGCCCGTCGTCGCTCCCGTTGAGGACGAAGCCCTTAAGGGTACCTCGTCTGGCTCCTCGGAATCGTCCAGCAGCCGCGCCAAGTCCAAGTCGTCCAAGCACTCCAAGCACACGCACTACGCCAGTGTCGACGAGGATCGCCGGCCTATCTATCCGCCATCCGTCAACACGCACCACACGCGCGCTCAGAACGGCAGTGACGGGACCAACTACACGCGGCACTCGCTTGACACCAACCAGATCGAGGACGAGCCGCCAATGGGCGGTGGACGCCCGTCCATTGACCGCGCCAGGCCATCGTACGATCGCTTGCGTCGGTCGATGGATCGCGAGCGCATCAGGCAGAGTCTGGAGCAGTCGAATGACTTTACGTCAGCTGCCAGGCTTAGTCGGATTGAGTCGACACACTCGGCGCAAAATCTGCCTACGCCAGGGGCGCAAAGGAGGTTTAATCTGACGACAGTGCGTAAGAGGGGCTTGTCGGTGTTTAGCAAGCAGAGTGAGGATGAGGTACCACATCCCGGGGTAGAGGATGAAGACAAGAGGGACGAAAGGCGGGATAGTCAACAATGACGTTTAGAGGGAGGAATAAGTGAGTTTGAGGTGAAGAGATAAAGTACAAAGGAACGAAGTGCATGCATGGCCACGAAGTTGAGACAAACAGATGGGACGAAGTTCGAAGCGAAGGGAACGGGAGGATTAGGGCAGggaatggaaggaaaggacATGATTTCATGGCCTGCACACATGACTTTTTTGGCTGGAtagtggtgttgttgttgtagctgCATGCTGTGTGCGAAGGATCACACACGGCTTTGGGGAGGGATGGTGGGGGTTTTCATCTATTTCCGTCTTGTTTTTTCTCAGGGTTTTGAAGGCTGCTGTTACTGCTACGTTCTTATACCTGCTGCTGCGATAGTATGTACTgctgctttttttttggtcctGTTTCTTTGCGGCCGTCGAATCAACAAATCTACACTACTTGTTGTTTGGTCTTTTTTGGTTATGGCTGCTTTGTTTCTTGTCACATATCATCACCACAGTACTAGAAAAGGCCGGGTCGAGTTaaggagatgaagagaaTGGAGCAagaaagcaagcaagcaagccaaGCGAGCGAGTGAAGAGAGTATAGTATGGTGAGAAAGAAATAAGAGCAAGCCAAGTGAAGTACAACTCAAATCTGCAAAAGTAAAAAGTGTATATTATCTAATGATTCATTAACACCATGCGCACCGTTTTGATAACTACTTTTTGGGTCTTTGGATTCATGAATGGCTCTGTTGAAAGCAAAAGCAAGCGACATACCAGTGGGATGGGATGGTTGTGTGGTGATGAATGAATGCGTGGACTCGCACACTTCAGAAGGATATATGTGTTTGGTGCAGGATTAACTTGCTATTCGTGCTCGTGAGTTTAGGTTTATACAGTATATGTGCTCAACTTCGAAAAGGTTCCAGATCATTTTGTATAGCAGCTCTACCgtaaaataaagtagataTAGACGAAAAGAACCCACGGGAAGGAATCCGCAATGCTTGCACGGTGTTGATAGGTATTGCTTTATATTCCTGGATTTCTTGAACAAGACAAGAACATCATTCCGTGTGTAGTTCAACAAGCTTTCCAGATTTCCCTGTCACATCATAAATGAGACTAGCCTTGGCCCTCGATTGTTTACTCGTCCTGTATGACTACTCCTTCTGAGTTACGTCGAGAAAAGGGGTCGGGGAAAAGAGAACCCTTGTGGCTGGCACTCACAAGCATTGCCTGCCGGGTGGCACCATATATGTGGGGTGTGCCTGCATCAGCTCACGAACACGCGCTTGACGGAACAGCTCCCCCAATAAGTAGCTTACCCCTggaacttttctttttctcgaCTATTTGAGCTTCTCCTACGCTAGACAATTACCGTTGCAAGACTTGTTGAGGCATAGCCCTGCTGTCAAGTTCTTGGGTGGTCTGCCCTTGGCTTCTCCAAGCTCACTCAGCGCAACAATGGCGGCGGAGATACCTAGGAGTCTGCTCGTGCAGCTCCGGACCGCTTTGGAGGATACACCGTACGTGCATAATACACTCTGCCTTTTCCCTCCTACACCTTTCCGGTACGCTCATAACCTTACTGACAAGCCCACCACAACAGGGTAGTAGGAAGCTACATTCCCGAATCATCATGGGCTCTCGTCTGGTCAGCCCTCGCCGCGCTGGCCGTCTGGTACATGGCGAGCCGCGAAGACCAGCCGATCCGCTACACGATTCCTCCCGCCAACTTCCCCAAGGAGGAGAACATCCTTGAAAACCCCTCGATCAAAGCCTCGGGTACCTCAGCGATCCAATGCTACGCCCCTGCCACCGGCCAATTCCTCGGCTTCGTCAACCCCTCGACCCCCGAAGGCATCGACCGCGCTATCGACCAAGCCCACGCCGCCCAGGTCGAATGGGCCAAGACCACCTTCCGCCAGCGCCGCGCCGTCCTCCGGTCACTGCTTCAATACGTGCTCGACAACCAGGAGGAGATCTGCAGGGTGGCCTGTCTCGACAGCGGCAAGACCATGGTAGACGCTCAGCTGGGCGAGATCCTCGTTACGGCCGAGAAGCTGCAGTGGACTATCAAGCATGGCGAGAAGGCGCTGCGCCCGGAGTCGAGGCCTACGAACCTGTTGATGGCGTATAAGAGGAACACGGTGCACTACGAGCCGCTGGGCGTGGTTGCTGCGCTGGTGAGCTGGAACTACCCGTTTCACAACTTGATCGGACCGGTGATTAGCGCGCTGTTTGCGGGCAACGGTATTGTAGTCAAGGTATCGGAGCAGACGGCTTGGAGCTCGCAGTGGTTTACGAGTGTGATCAGGGGCGCGTTGGTTGCGCATGGTCATAATCCTGCGCTTGTTCGTACGTATCACTGGTCTCTTGTTCCTACAGCTTACCTTGGCCCTTGCTAACAAACCTGTTCCGCACAGAAACCGTAGTCTGCTGGCCCCAAACGGCCAACCACATCACCTCTCATCCCAAAATCAGCCACATCACTTTCATCGGCTCCCAGCCCGTCTGCAAGAAAGTCGCCGAATCGGCTTCCAAGGCCCTCATTCCCGTTCTCGCCGAGCTCGGCGGCAAAGACGcctccatcatcctcgcctCGGCCC includes the following:
- a CDS encoding phospholipid-translocating P-type ATPase domain-containing protein, producing MTPRPADEDEGGAEPTPITATQRSRWATRKLTVKSSGLKRLSLKNRNNHGNAVGIEKKRASGHSGKSDSTAGQSDTPPPTAGGHAGKDDADEQHSEPRTIFCGLPLADEFKDDEGHPTQQYPRNKIRTAKYTPLSFVPKNLWFQFHNIANIFFLFVVILVIFPIFGGVNPGLNAVPLIVIICVTAIKDAVEDYRRTVLDNVLNNAPVHKLHGIPNVNVEADNVSLWRRFKKANSRFFGALWHKTEGLWKKEDDNPILKNHTASHDEPDPRMSMESRTSRARRSLNVVRDEVEMTPVPSPLPHQPNEMDFPGEGSSRQVDNKYALQDIKGDLVNRNLPISGKARFAKDAWKGLVVGDFVRIYNDDEIPADIIILATSDPDGACYVETKNLDGETNLKVRSALRCGRGMKHARDCERAQFIIESEPPQPNLYKYNGAVRWLQELPNDEDGDPIPMSEPISIDNMLLRGCNLRNTEWALGVVVFTGHDTKIMMNAGVTPSKRARIARELNINVVYNFTILLIMCLIAAIANGVAWAKTDASSYWFEWGSIGGTSGLTGFITFWAAVIVFQNLVPISLYISLEIVRTLQAYFIYSDINMYYEPIDAPCIPKSWNISDDVGQIEYIFSDKTGTLTQNVMEFKKATINGQPYGEAFTEAQIGMSKRSGGGDIESEIARIKDEIEQAKARTLHGLREIHNNPYLHDEDLTFVAPDFVEDLAGKNGPEQQKANEHFMLALALCHTVVAEKQPGDSPKMIFKAQSPDEAALVATARDMGFTVLGMSDGGVNVNVMGKDMHYPVLNIIEFNSSRKRMSAIVRMPDGKIKLFCKGADSIIYARLKRGEQKELRRETAEHLEMFAVEGLRTLCIAEKELTEQEYYEWKKEHDVAATALENREEKLEEVADKIEQDLTLLGGTAIEDRLQDGVPDAIELLGNAGIKLWVLTGDKVETAINIGFSCNLLNNDMDLVRLQVSEDEAGVQQEAEYLRLAEEELDRGLAKFGMTGSDEELRQAKKDHEPPAPTHGLVVDGFTLRWVLSDTLKQKFLLLCKQCKSVLCCRVSPAQKAAVVSMVKNGLDVMTLSIGDGANDVAMIQEADVGVGIAGEEGRQAVMSSDYAIGQFRFLTRLVLVHGRWSYRRLAETISNFFYKNMVWTWAIFWFQIFCDFDISYIFDYTYILMFNLFFTSIPVILMGVLDQDVSDTVSLAVPQLYRRGIERLEWTQTKFWAYMADGIYQSVMSFFIPFIFCILTPAASGNGLDVQERTRLGCYIAHPAVLTINMYILMNTYRWDWVMLLVVFLSDIFIFFWTGIYTATSYSGQFYQAAPQVYAEFTFWMAFIITPTICLLPRLVTKCIQKQMFPYDVDIIRERISTGEYKAIEVPVVAPVEDEALKGTSSGSSESSSSRAKSKSSKHSKHTHYASVDEDRRPIYPPSVNTHHTRAQNGSDGTNYTRHSLDTNQIEDEPPMGGGRPSIDRARPSYDRLRRSMDRERIRQSLEQSNDFTSAARLSRIESTHSAQNLPTPGAQRRFNLTTVRKRGLSVFSKQSEDEVPHPGVEDEDKRDERRDSQQ
- a CDS encoding betaine aldehyde dehydrogenase — encoded protein: MAAEIPRSLLVQLRTALEDTPVVGSYIPESSWALVWSALAALAVWYMASREDQPIRYTIPPANFPKEENILENPSIKASGTSAIQCYAPATGQFLGFVNPSTPEGIDRAIDQAHAAQVEWAKTTFRQRRAVLRSLLQYVLDNQEEICRVACLDSGKTMVDAQLGEILVTAEKLQWTIKHGEKALRPESRPTNLLMAYKRNTVHYEPLGVVAALVSWNYPFHNLIGPVISALFAGNGIVVKVSEQTAWSSQWFTSVIRGALVAHGHNPALVQTVVCWPQTANHITSHPKISHITFIGSQPVCKKVAESASKALIPVLAELGGKDASIILASAPKSDLPRIVNTLMRGTFQASGQNCIGIERIVVAPQHYDTLLSMLTPRVRALRLGPTADVGAMISDNAFARLEGLVADAVKQGARLLAGGKRYAHPEYPSGHYFVPTLLVDVTPDMAIAQEECFGPIMVVMRAASSSAEDILAVANAPDFGLGSSVFGSEWDSTLHEVVRGLKAGMVAVNDFGATYAVQLPFGGVAGSGYGRFAGEEGLRGLCNIKAVCEDRFGWLGVRTAIPRPMQYPVPDQERSWRFARGVVEVGYGMGLGRKVGGVVGILSNS